The window GCAACAGCCCTCATTGACACAGGGTCTAGAATGGACGAAGTGATTTTTGAGGAATTTAAGGGAACGGGAAATATGGAAATCCATTTGGACCGAAAACTCGCGGACAAACGAATTTTCCCTGCCATCGACATCAACCGCTCAGGGACCAGGAAGGAAGAACTCCTCCTCCCACAAGATACGCTCACTCGTGTCTTTATCCTCCGAAAAGTACTTTCTCCTATGAGTATCACCGAAAGTATGGAACTATTGATTGAAAAAATGCGTGGCGCGAAGACAAACGACCAATTCCTCGCCAGCATGAATACGAACTAAAAGGGCCACCATGAAAACTGACATCCATCCAAAATACGTTGCTGCCAAAATCAAATGTGCTTGTGGTACTGTGATTGAAACACGTTCCACTTCCGGGGACATCAGTGTGGAAATTTGTTCCAACTGCCACCCTTTCTTCACGGGAAAATCCAAACTCGTGGACACAACAGGCCGCGTAGACAAGTTCAAGAAAAAATACAAAATGAAATAAGAGGCTTTTGCCTCTTTCGGACCGTCTAAGTTACAACAGGAGATCACTCATGGCAGTAATGGACTTTGCTCGCTACAAAGAAATCAACGACCAAAGGATGAATTACCGTGAGATGGAAGACGCAACCGTCGTCTCCTATTACCGCAACACAGGTTGCGGGGACGGATACCGCATCTATTTAAAGTTAAATGAAAGCCTTGTTGTAGAAGACGCCAGTTACACCACAACAGGCTGTGGGTTTGGGATTGTGGCACTTGCCATGGCAACTGAATACGCCAAAGGTAAATCCATCACGGATCTCAAAAACCTAACACCAGAGACTCTCGAAACACTTTTTGAATTTCCAGAACGTAGGAAAAACTACCCAGAATCGGCTGTGGCTGCTCTCAAAAAAGCAGTTGAAGATTATGAATCAGGCCAAGGGGTTCCCAAAGAAAACCGAATCACCAAAGCACAAACCATGGAACTCCTTCACACCCAAGGGCATTTGCGAGATGCAAAATTATCCAGTGTGATGCTCGAGAAAGAAAAATTGGATGGCGTTGATTTTAGTGGAGCAGACCTCCACAACGCCTTCCTGCAAAACTCTAGTTTTGTCGGTGCGAACTTTTCTGGAGCAAACTTAAAAGCTTCCTTCTTTAATGGAGCCGATTTACGGAACGCCAATTTTCGAGGCGCTGATTTACGTTTTGCCAAACTTGCGTCCGCTAAAATCGAAGATGCTGATTTCACAGATGCCATCTATGACATTGGAACCCGAGTGGACCATAGCCAAATGTACATCTTTGATGTGATGAAAAAAGCAGGCAAAGACCTTTACCTCAAAAAAGAGGATGGGGAATGAAACCTGGCGATAAGGCGAAACTCACCAAACAAACCTTCCTTCACCAAGGAATTTTCATTTTTACAGGTTCCACTGTGGAAATCAAAGAAATCCAAAGCGATAAGGCAATTGTCATTTATAACGACAAAGAAGGTTATCCTCACGATTTAGAGATGAATCTGACGGATTTGGCACCCATTTCTTAAGAGTTTTGTAAACCCGATTTTCTTGACACAAAAGAAGAGAATCGTAACGTATTGTTAATCCAAGTATGTTGATTCAAAGCCACCGTCAGGAAAACCACCTGTTACTCTCCATCCAAAGGGATGTCCTGATGGAAAATTCACGTGAATTTTACCAAGAGTTTGAGAAAGCAATCGAAAGTTCTAATTTTGGCAAATTGACCATGGACTTTCATTCGGTGAAATTTTTAGATTCCAGTGGAATCGGCGCTGTGATCAAAGCATCTTCTGCCTTACACAATCGTGGTGTGGAAATTTTTGTGACCAATCTCAATAAAAATTTAAATTCAGTCTTTCGACTTTCGGGACTCAATCACATTCTCTCCATTTTGACTTTGGATGAATATCTTTCTAAATTTCCAGAGTTCCAAAATACTCTAGAGGCTTAAAACAAATATGAAACTCTTTCGACTTTTTTCCGTTTTGATCTTTCCTTTGGTTCTTTTCAACTCTTGCGCATCAGGTGTTAAATCCAGATCATTACTCTTTCGTAGTAATGAGTTTGCGATTTATACTGTGAACCGAGATAAGATCAATGTTAAAACAGAATCCTCTGTTGCCAAAACCTTCGCTCATCCCGTGGAACTTAACGAAGACAAAGTTTTGGATTTACTAGGAAACATTCGTTTTCGAGAAGAAAGTTCTTACGGTGATGTCAACCAATACATCTTTGAAGAAAAAGAAGTGAAAGAGTTTGCATTGGATTTGGTGGATGGATTACAAAAATTAAAACCAAACCAAATTTTACTAGTGATCTCCAAATACAATCCTGTGAAATCAGTTGTTTCTCATTATTCAAGGACTGCGTTTTATATTTGGTCCACGGATACTTCCATCGAAATCTTATTTGGTGAATTACAAAAAGAAATTTCATACGATGAACAAGGGAATTATTTTGATTGGTCCAACATTCCTGATATCCCTTTTGATCATTTCCCGCAGTCAACATATGTTTTGCAAGGCCAAGGTTTTAGCTTTAAAAAAGTTGGTGGATTTCGTAACAGGCATTGGCTCGTCTTTGATAAGTCGGATTTGGCAAAATTGAAATTTGAAAAACGAAAAAAAAGTTCGAATGAAATTTCAAATTCAGTGGATGCCGATCTCAAACCCGAAAAAAAAATCTCTCGCGATGAAGAAGACGGAGTTTTGTTAGAAGAGTAAATCGTCTTCTTTTCGAATCACATTCCGATCGGTTTGGATGGAACCATCGGTTCCCAAGTAAAAATGAGTTTTGCCTACAAGGGAACTCATTCCCATTCGGTAATTTTTCCCTGCACCAAAACTTAAATCCACTCCTGGGAAAACTTCTCGTTCCACATCCACAAAGGCTTCTGGATTTGGTTCGTAGGAACCAAGTGCTGTTTCAAATTGTTTGATTTCTGTTTCGAGTACTTTTGTGAACTTGTCATTCCCATCTTTTAATTTGGTGATCGTGTCCTTTTCTTCTTGGCTCAGTTCCTTTTTTTGACTTTTTTCTACGAGTTTGGTAAGAGTGAGTTGGACTTTATGAAGAGTGATTTCTTTTTCCGAGATCTCTTTTTTCATTCGATTGAGTTCATCTAAAAGTTCGGGTGGGGTTCCAATCGCCACCTTGGTTTTGGTTTCCACAACGGCTCCGAGTTTGGCACAAGTGAGTGAGTTCCCAGCAATGATAGTGCCACCAATCACTTCTCCGCGGCCTCCCATGACTCGGATCAAATCTTTGGCAGAAATCTCGGAATGCATTACCGCCTCTTCGACAAAAATAGAACCTTGGGCAGTGAGTTTTCCTTGTTCGACAAACTTAGCATAGATATTCCCTTCGGATTCAATGTATCCTTCGCCCCGTCCCATAAACCCACCTGAAAGAACAATATCCCCTTTTGCCTTGAGGAAGGCCTTTCCTACTGAGTTACGAATGATGATACTACCACTAGTTGTGAGAGAAAACCCATCTCCAATTTTTTCTTCCACGATGATGGTTCCTGGAAAATCGATATTCCCTGTTGAATAGTCCACAGCTTCCAATTGGATCACTTCATCCACTTTGATTTCCCAAGCGGCAGACAAAACGGGTCGACCTGCAATTTTCGCGTACAGTTTGTCCTCTCTTAGTTCGACATTGGGGCCAAGGATCCATTCTACGATTTTTTCTTCTTGGTAAGGAAGGATGGTTCCAGTCACTGTTTTCCCAAACTCTCCTTTTTTTGGAGGGATTTTTTCAGCAATGAGATCACCTGGTTTTACCGATTGGATGACACCAATGTTTTTATAATTGATTCTTCCGTGTTCATCTTCTTCTAACTGTGGTTTGTTGTCCGATCGAAAGTAGATTTTGATTTCACCATCCTTGCCTGGAACGGGTAGAATCCCTTTTGCAATTACATAGGGTACAAAAAATTCAGGATTTTTGATTTGGTTTTGGATGACAGAATCGATGATCCCAACTGACACTCCCACCGCAGCAATTTGTTCACGTAATTGGTGTTCGGTGAGAAGTGGGCCCCCGTGTTTAGGAGGGTGGAGGACCATTTTTGCTTCCATTCCATCGTCGGATATGCTGATGTCGGCATAGGAGGGGACAGGATCCCCTTTGGACCAAGTTCCAATTTCAACTGGTTTCCCATCGGCAATGAGGACAATTTTTTTTAAGTGTTCGGTTTGGTATCCTTCCACTCCAAAGAGTTGCACTCGTGCAAGGACATCCTTGTATTCGACTTTTTTCCCTTTCGATCCAGGTTTAGTGATTTTTAATATGGCTTTGCCATTTGTATTTTCGATTTGGAAGTATCCATTTTCAGATGCTTCTAAATCTTGCAAAATTCGATCAGTATAGGAGTCAGGACCTGGCATTTATGTATATTCTAACAAATGACGGATCACATCTTCTTCGCCATCTATTTTTAGTTCCAATTTTGGAGTCATTTGATCAAGAGTTCTCATGGTTGTCAGCACTGATTCAAATTCACAAGAAATAATTTTTTCCAAATGAACATAGGCCGACCGAAAGTACAAATCGAGTGCATTCACTAAATATAAGTATTCGCTAAAGTCACCTCGGTCCGTGTACAGAATGGGAGTGTTTGCATAATAACATTCACTTAAGATTCCATACCCAGGCTTTGTACAAACAAAATCAGAAGCGGCCACCAAATCGGGATAATGTGAAACTTCCGGTACCAAAATTCCATCTTTTTGAATCCCTGGAACTCCGTAGGCCACGAGTTGGATGTTTTTTGGCAAATTGTCTGTTTGAAGGGTATGGCCTTCCAATCCATAGGCACCAAAGGACAATAGGATATAGGTCATTTCATCTTGGAACCCAAAGGACTTTCGAGCCATTGTTTTGGGCATCGTTGGTTTTCGTCCCACAAGACCAATCTGCGTTTGTTCTAAAAAATGGGGCATGGGACAGTGGAAAGGGAATACAAGTGCCTCTGTTGCAAACCCGTATTCTACTTCCAATTGGTCGCTCAGATTTCCAAAATACACATCAGATTTGGCATAATTGCGGTAAATAAAATCCCAAGTGAAATTACCAAGATAGATGCTTGGGATTCCCACTTCCAAAGCAATCGTGATGGGAAAAGAAGAACTATCTGTAAGGATGAGAGAGATATTGTTTTCTTTGATGTATTTTGTTTCTTCTTTTAAGAGGGAAGATTTGGTTTTTTCAAACTGAATGAGCTCTTCTTTTGTTGCCTGTAGATCAATGGATAAAGAATCTTTTTGCGAAATACCAACGTCTAGTTTCAGGGATCTCAATTTTAATTTAGGATGTTGGAAATCAATAAAGGCGATGCGTGTGCTCACCAGATGGATTTCTTCGATGAAATCTTCATCTAATAAGCGTTTAATGATGTTTCCAGAACGACTGATGTGACCAAAACCATGGCCTGAGATCGAATAATAAATTTTCATTTGGATCTTTGGCGGATGGATTCATACAAAACGATGCCACAAGACATAGCCAAATTGAGGGAATCCGCTTCACCAAACATAGGCAAATACAAAGTTGTATCTGCGAGTTCTTTGGCAAGTGGGCTAAGTCCATACTGCTCACTTCCAAATAAAAAAACTGACTTTTCTTTTAGGTTCACCGAAGTGTATAAAGTTTTTCCTTCCGGGGTGACGGCATATCGTTTGTAACCTTGTTTTTTGAACTCTGTTAAAACTTCTGTTAGGTCACCAATGTAAACAGGAAGAGTAAAAATTGTTCCTGTGCTTGCCCTCACCACATTTGGATTAAAAAGATCAATCCTTGGATCGGTGACAATCACAAGTCCCACACCTGCTCCTTCTGCCGTGCGTAGGATGGTTCCGAGATTTCCAGGTTTTTCCACACCTTCAATGATGAGGATAGGATTTGTTTCACTGGTTTGAAGGGAGTTCCAAGGAACCATGGCGCTTGGAGTCTCTGCGACTGCGATAAGACCATCCGGACGATCCCTGTAGGAAATTTTTTCAAAAATTTTCCGTGGGAGTTCAAAGATAGGACAACGAATTGATGCTATCAAACTCTCTTCATTTTCTCCCAAAAAACATTCAGGGGAAATGAATAAACTTGTGATGTTCACAGGCAAACAAGGAATCGGTGAGTTTGGGTTTCCCGTAATGGCTTTTTTGATTTCCCGATACCCTTCGATGAAAAATTTTTTTTCTTCATCACGATTTCGTTTTTCTTTGAGGCCTGCTACCCATTTCACCTTCGGATTGGAGAAACTTGTGATGTAATTCCTTTGTGGTTTCATTGGAGAAATACTCGATTAGGAACGTTTGAAAAAGGTGCAGAATCCAGCCGGATATTTTTTCCCAGAAGTTTCTGGGATATAAAGTTCAGTTGTTTCGTATGTTCCTTTTGTTTTGATCCGTGAGGAGAGGATCCTTTCTAACGTGAGGGGACTAAACCCTTGGCTATGGCAACTGAGGATGACAAATTCAGGTTTGTTGTCGGAGAGTTCCATCAGTGCATCCATGAGTTCGGGTAGGTTCTCTTCAATTTTCCAAACCTCTCCTTTGGAACCACGACCGAAACTTGGCGGGTCGAGGATGAGGCCTTGGTATTTTTTCCCACGTTTGATTTCGCGACGTATGAATTTCATCACATCATCTACGATCCAACGAACGGGTTTGGTATCTAGACCTGAGAGTTTGGCATTTTCTCTCGCCCAATCCACCATCCCTTTGGAAGCATCTACATGGCAAACACTCATCCCGGCATCAAGGCAAGCGAGAGTGGATCCACCAGAATACGCAAATAAATTCAAAACTTCCAGGCCTTGTTTTCTTTTCCCGATTTCTCGGATTCGGTTCCAGTTGGTTTCTTGTTCGGGGAAGAGTCCAATATGCCCAAATGGTGTGAGTTTGATTTTAAAGGTAAGATGGGAAAATTGAATCGTGAAACTTTCTGGGACTTTTTTTTGGAAGTTCCAATGCCCTGAGCCAGAATCATTTTTAATGTAAACAGCATGTAAGTCGTTCCAGATCCCAGGTGTTTCTTTGCCATAGGCGGAAGTAGGGGAGGACCTTTGGAGTTTGTATCCGCCCACAATTTCTAATTTGGAAAGGTCCCCAGAATCCAATAAT of the Leptospira biflexa serovar Patoc strain 'Patoc 1 (Paris)' genome contains:
- a CDS encoding DUF342 domain-containing protein; the protein is MPGPDSYTDRILQDLEASENGYFQIENTNGKAILKITKPGSKGKKVEYKDVLARVQLFGVEGYQTEHLKKIVLIADGKPVEIGTWSKGDPVPSYADISISDDGMEAKMVLHPPKHGGPLLTEHQLREQIAAVGVSVGIIDSVIQNQIKNPEFFVPYVIAKGILPVPGKDGEIKIYFRSDNKPQLEEDEHGRINYKNIGVIQSVKPGDLIAEKIPPKKGEFGKTVTGTILPYQEEKIVEWILGPNVELREDKLYAKIAGRPVLSAAWEIKVDEVIQLEAVDYSTGNIDFPGTIIVEEKIGDGFSLTTSGSIIIRNSVGKAFLKAKGDIVLSGGFMGRGEGYIESEGNIYAKFVEQGKLTAQGSIFVEEAVMHSEISAKDLIRVMGGRGEVIGGTIIAGNSLTCAKLGAVVETKTKVAIGTPPELLDELNRMKKEISEKEITLHKVQLTLTKLVEKSQKKELSQEEKDTITKLKDGNDKFTKVLETEIKQFETALGSYEPNPEAFVDVEREVFPGVDLSFGAGKNYRMGMSSLVGKTHFYLGTDGSIQTDRNVIRKEDDLLF
- a CDS encoding pentapeptide repeat-containing protein, yielding MAVMDFARYKEINDQRMNYREMEDATVVSYYRNTGCGDGYRIYLKLNESLVVEDASYTTTGCGFGIVALAMATEYAKGKSITDLKNLTPETLETLFEFPERRKNYPESAVAALKKAVEDYESGQGVPKENRITKAQTMELLHTQGHLRDAKLSSVMLEKEKLDGVDFSGADLHNAFLQNSSFVGANFSGANLKASFFNGADLRNANFRGADLRFAKLASAKIEDADFTDAIYDIGTRVDHSQMYIFDVMKKAGKDLYLKKEDGE
- a CDS encoding glycosyl transferase produces the protein MKIYYSISGHGFGHISRSGNIIKRLLDEDFIEEIHLVSTRIAFIDFQHPKLKLRSLKLDVGISQKDSLSIDLQATKEELIQFEKTKSSLLKEETKYIKENNISLILTDSSSFPITIALEVGIPSIYLGNFTWDFIYRNYAKSDVYFGNLSDQLEVEYGFATEALVFPFHCPMPHFLEQTQIGLVGRKPTMPKTMARKSFGFQDEMTYILLSFGAYGLEGHTLQTDNLPKNIQLVAYGVPGIQKDGILVPEVSHYPDLVAASDFVCTKPGYGILSECYYANTPILYTDRGDFSEYLYLVNALDLYFRSAYVHLEKIISCEFESVLTTMRTLDQMTPKLELKIDGEEDVIRHLLEYT
- a CDS encoding LA_1326/LA_4305 family lipoprotein, translated to MKLFRLFSVLIFPLVLFNSCASGVKSRSLLFRSNEFAIYTVNRDKINVKTESSVAKTFAHPVELNEDKVLDLLGNIRFREESSYGDVNQYIFEEKEVKEFALDLVDGLQKLKPNQILLVISKYNPVKSVVSHYSRTAFYIWSTDTSIEILFGELQKEISYDEQGNYFDWSNIPDIPFDHFPQSTYVLQGQGFSFKKVGGFRNRHWLVFDKSDLAKLKFEKRKKSSNEISNSVDADLKPEKKISRDEEDGVLLEE
- a CDS encoding STAS domain-containing protein is translated as MLIQSHRQENHLLLSIQRDVLMENSREFYQEFEKAIESSNFGKLTMDFHSVKFLDSSGIGAVIKASSALHNRGVEIFVTNLNKNLNSVFRLSGLNHILSILTLDEYLSKFPEFQNTLEA
- a CDS encoding class I SAM-dependent methyltransferase, translated to MTKSYELLDSGDLSKLEIVGGYKLQRSSPTSAYGKETPGIWNDLHAVYIKNDSGSGHWNFQKKVPESFTIQFSHLTFKIKLTPFGHIGLFPEQETNWNRIREIGKRKQGLEVLNLFAYSGGSTLACLDAGMSVCHVDASKGMVDWARENAKLSGLDTKPVRWIVDDVMKFIRREIKRGKKYQGLILDPPSFGRGSKGEVWKIEENLPELMDALMELSDNKPEFVILSCHSQGFSPLTLERILSSRIKTKGTYETTELYIPETSGKKYPAGFCTFFKRS
- a CDS encoding TrmH family RNA methyltransferase; this translates as MKPQRNYITSFSNPKVKWVAGLKEKRNRDEEKKFFIEGYREIKKAITGNPNSPIPCLPVNITSLFISPECFLGENEESLIASIRCPIFELPRKIFEKISYRDRPDGLIAVAETPSAMVPWNSLQTSETNPILIIEGVEKPGNLGTILRTAEGAGVGLVIVTDPRIDLFNPNVVRASTGTIFTLPVYIGDLTEVLTEFKKQGYKRYAVTPEGKTLYTSVNLKEKSVFLFGSEQYGLSPLAKELADTTLYLPMFGEADSLNLAMSCGIVLYESIRQRSK
- the rpmE gene encoding 50S ribosomal protein L31 → MKTDIHPKYVAAKIKCACGTVIETRSTSGDISVEICSNCHPFFTGKSKLVDTTGRVDKFKKKYKMK